The following coding sequences are from one uncultured Desulfobacter sp. window:
- a CDS encoding GNAT family N-acetyltransferase codes for MSDINLSDWERSLVPPDKVLNHIRPGMTVFIGTGPATPRRLIRTLLDVDKHNIRDLELMQLAVLGETILSIDRLNAPNYRLKTFFSGGYVAWDTISSAQVDLIPAYSSEIPKIIRSGRINVDVAFIQITPPNDAGYCSLGLAVDVAREVMDKASLVVGEVNEAMPFTYGDTFVSIEEFDLLVRSDREPITYTPEPANDIMKKVAANVANEIRDGDCINYSLGPLFEALVPFLSDKKDLGIHSLYFTDAAAELVNSGAVTNNRKSPFRGKSLASYALGTKELMKWLHKNPLVEFQGIDWVCNSQLIARNPQFVAIYEGRKADLQGRVAFPLTGAVISGPGEGIDFYKAAEASEDGNTIIGMPSRNEKGESNILFSIEKSVNQLRLRESIHVLATEYGVALLKWRPLRERAQAIIDVAHPDDREDLIKMAREKNILYSNQIFVSRSAHLYPEYVAHSKTFKGEKTVRFRAMKPSYEESMRRFFYRCSTETVFYRFFYSVKTMGHDKMQAYVNVDYTKEFSVVGFGGKKGENRIVAEARLVESDDAKAGEVAFLVDENYQGSGVGSYLMKLLIDEGKKRMLEELYAEVLPDNQPMIKVFEKSGLPLKSHLDGGVYHITLALKG; via the coding sequence ATGTCCGATATAAATTTGAGCGACTGGGAACGCAGTCTTGTACCTCCGGATAAGGTTTTAAACCACATTCGGCCAGGAATGACCGTTTTCATCGGCACGGGACCGGCTACGCCAAGGAGGCTGATCCGTACATTGCTTGATGTGGACAAACATAATATCAGGGACCTTGAGTTGATGCAGCTGGCGGTGCTGGGAGAGACCATTTTGTCCATCGACCGTCTGAATGCCCCCAACTACCGGTTAAAAACATTTTTTTCCGGGGGATACGTGGCCTGGGATACCATATCCAGTGCCCAGGTGGATCTTATTCCGGCCTATTCCTCGGAGATACCCAAAATTATCAGGTCCGGCAGAATCAATGTGGATGTGGCCTTTATCCAGATCACCCCGCCCAATGATGCCGGATATTGCAGCCTGGGCCTTGCCGTGGATGTGGCACGGGAGGTGATGGACAAGGCAAGCCTTGTGGTGGGCGAGGTCAATGAGGCCATGCCCTTTACCTATGGGGACACCTTTGTGTCCATTGAAGAGTTTGATCTTCTGGTGCGCTCGGACCGGGAGCCGATCACCTACACACCGGAACCGGCCAATGACATCATGAAAAAGGTGGCGGCCAATGTGGCCAATGAAATCCGGGACGGTGACTGTATCAATTACTCCCTTGGGCCTTTGTTTGAGGCGCTGGTGCCCTTTTTGTCGGACAAAAAAGATCTGGGCATCCATTCCCTCTATTTTACGGATGCCGCCGCAGAGCTGGTCAATTCCGGGGCCGTCACCAATAACCGGAAATCGCCGTTCCGGGGGAAATCTCTGGCATCCTATGCCCTTGGCACCAAGGAGCTTATGAAATGGCTGCATAAAAACCCCCTGGTGGAGTTCCAGGGGATTGACTGGGTGTGCAACTCCCAGCTCATTGCCCGTAACCCCCAGTTTGTCGCCATATATGAAGGCCGCAAGGCAGATCTCCAGGGCAGGGTTGCCTTTCCTTTAACGGGGGCCGTTATTTCAGGCCCCGGCGAAGGAATTGATTTTTACAAGGCCGCAGAAGCCTCCGAAGACGGCAACACCATCATCGGTATGCCCAGCCGCAATGAAAAAGGCGAGTCCAATATCCTGTTCAGCATAGAGAAATCCGTCAACCAGTTACGGTTGCGCGAATCCATTCATGTGTTGGCCACCGAATACGGGGTGGCTTTGCTCAAATGGCGTCCCCTGCGGGAACGGGCCCAGGCCATCATTGATGTGGCCCATCCCGATGACCGGGAGGATTTGATTAAAATGGCCCGGGAAAAGAATATACTCTATTCCAACCAGATTTTTGTCAGTCGTTCCGCCCATCTGTATCCGGAATATGTTGCCCATTCCAAAACCTTCAAGGGGGAGAAAACCGTTCGGTTCCGGGCCATGAAACCCTCGTATGAAGAATCCATGCGCCGCTTTTTCTACCGTTGTTCCACGGAAACGGTATTTTACCGCTTCTTTTATTCGGTAAAAACCATGGGCCACGATAAAATGCAGGCCTATGTGAATGTGGACTATACCAAAGAGTTTTCCGTTGTGGGTTTTGGTGGAAAAAAAGGCGAAAACCGTATCGTTGCCGAGGCCAGACTGGTTGAAAGTGATGACGCCAAAGCCGGCGAAGTGGCTTTTCTGGTAGACGAAAATTACCAGGGCTCGGGGGTGGGGTCATATCTGATGAAGCTTTTGATCGACGAGGGCAAAAAACGCATGCTTGAAGAACTCTATGCCGAAGTGCTGCCTGACAACCAGCCCATGATCAAGGTATTTGAAAAATCCGGCTTGCCTTTGAAATCACATCTTGACGGTGGCGTTTATCATATTACCCTGGCTTTGAAGGGTTGA